The following are encoded in a window of Telmatobacter sp. DSM 110680 genomic DNA:
- a CDS encoding ferritin-like domain-containing protein — translation MPLTKRELWLLNLYRNSELQGALLMGRLARSVTNPDVLVGATRHCATEASHAALLTEVIAKLGGTIDPSIETIQMHYSQDGGIPKAMVDLLVLSEILEARVLMSYREHLQRSDVHPNVRRTLQRIIQDEEAHSGENGWVEQLIAGMPPEQVAATLAKWRDIDEKVAEQLHSRLASDFPEEGTHLEC, via the coding sequence ATGCCGCTTACTAAGCGTGAACTCTGGCTGTTGAACTTGTATCGCAACAGCGAACTGCAAGGAGCGCTTTTGATGGGCCGTCTGGCTCGAAGTGTCACAAACCCCGATGTGCTGGTAGGAGCAACTCGTCATTGCGCTACAGAGGCAAGTCACGCCGCTCTTCTCACCGAAGTGATCGCGAAGCTCGGTGGTACTATCGATCCCTCAATCGAGACTATCCAGATGCATTATTCTCAGGACGGTGGCATCCCAAAAGCCATGGTTGATTTGCTCGTTCTTTCCGAGATTCTGGAAGCGCGCGTGCTGATGAGCTACCGCGAGCACTTGCAGCGCTCTGACGTGCACCCTAACGTAAGACGAACCTTGCAACGAATTATTCAGGATGAGGAGGCACACAGCGGTGAAAACGGCTGGGTGGAGCAGTTGATTGCCGGCATGCCCCCAGAGCAAGTTGCCGCGACGCTCGCGAAGTGGCGCGATATAGATGAAAAGGTGGCCGAACAGCTGCATTCGCGGCTGGCCAGCGATTTTCCTGAGGAAGGTACGCACCTTGAATGTTGA
- a CDS encoding IPT/TIG domain-containing protein — translation MRRILVIALLLFAPLLAVSATAAPVVQSGIINYVTNQVTLTGTNFQPGKPKPTVLFNGAALTVTSVSNTQVVAALPSGLTPGTFNLTLTNSAGNSVEFDMTYGAIGPQGPAGPAGSAGVQGLAGPAGPAGPTGPRGLTGAPGAPGPAGANGIGFSFLNAFDPYATYALNNVVTYNGSSYIAIVPNGPNPNGPTPDKNQSWSLMAAAGAIGPTGPVGPQGPLGDPGPQGLMGNPGAPGPAGPVGPQGPTGGVLSFAKADPVTVIQLQGSPVSVTTIVLQNVGTYVLGGQLVLYNEDSSGGATIGCYAQVAGQYIPGTPYSFQTIGPFAAGTVPLAGYYVNSSTATTLSVVCTNNGPSSSAQAEEVIFTAIQVQ, via the coding sequence ATGCGCAGGATTCTCGTTATAGCTCTACTTCTGTTCGCACCACTGCTCGCTGTTTCAGCCACGGCCGCACCGGTCGTGCAGAGTGGCATCATCAACTACGTCACCAACCAGGTCACTCTCACCGGAACAAACTTTCAGCCGGGAAAACCGAAACCCACCGTCCTGTTTAACGGCGCGGCACTGACGGTGACCTCCGTCTCTAACACCCAGGTTGTTGCCGCGCTGCCGTCGGGCCTGACGCCCGGCACATTCAATTTGACACTGACCAACAGCGCGGGCAACAGCGTCGAATTCGATATGACCTACGGAGCGATCGGTCCGCAGGGACCCGCTGGCCCAGCCGGATCCGCTGGCGTCCAAGGTCTCGCTGGCCCAGCCGGGCCCGCAGGACCAACCGGCCCACGCGGCCTCACAGGTGCCCCCGGAGCGCCCGGTCCAGCCGGAGCAAACGGGATCGGCTTCAGCTTTCTGAACGCCTTCGACCCCTATGCAACCTACGCACTCAATAACGTCGTCACCTACAACGGCTCGTCCTACATTGCCATCGTCCCCAACGGCCCCAATCCAAACGGTCCCACTCCCGACAAAAACCAGAGCTGGAGCCTGATGGCTGCCGCCGGTGCAATTGGACCGACTGGCCCGGTGGGCCCTCAAGGGCCGCTTGGCGATCCAGGCCCCCAAGGATTGATGGGTAATCCCGGCGCCCCGGGACCCGCAGGCCCTGTCGGGCCACAAGGACCCACCGGCGGTGTCTTATCCTTCGCTAAAGCTGATCCGGTCACTGTAATCCAACTCCAAGGTAGTCCCGTTTCGGTTACGACTATTGTTCTGCAAAACGTTGGAACGTATGTACTGGGCGGACAATTGGTCCTCTATAACGAGGATTCCAGCGGCGGAGCCACAATCGGTTGTTACGCCCAAGTTGCTGGGCAATACATACCGGGAACTCCATACTCATTCCAAACTATCGGACCGTTCGCGGCCGGCACTGTTCCTCTTGCGGGCTATTATGTCAATTCGTCAACGGCGACTACGCTTAGCGTGGTTTGCACCAACAACGGGCCGTCGAGCTCCGCCCAGGCAGAGGAAGTCATATTCACCGCAATTCAAGTGCAATAG
- a CDS encoding acyl carrier protein, which produces MNVEDKVTELISRASGVPVSEIRPEAKLSDLDMESLEKLECVMSLEDAFQIEIKEDDLWRLKTVQDVIDAFRRVMPSLS; this is translated from the coding sequence TTGAATGTTGAAGATAAGGTAACGGAACTCATCAGCCGGGCTTCAGGCGTGCCGGTTAGCGAAATCAGGCCTGAAGCAAAGCTCTCGGATCTCGACATGGAGTCGCTTGAAAAGCTCGAGTGTGTAATGTCACTCGAAGACGCATTTCAGATCGAGATTAAAGAAGACGATCTGTGGCGGTTAAAAACCGTACAAGATGTGATCGACGCGTTCCGCCGGGTCATGCCCTCGCTCTCATAA
- a CDS encoding SDR family oxidoreductase, which yields MEHTILVTGATGMIGQALVPLLARRNDVRAIFALTHASEYTGLSCKVTPVRGDVTAGPDLGITPVSSREILDRTNVIVHAAANTRFSVSLDEARIVNLEGTNNLLTFASHCPRLKAIAALSTVHVAGKRTGTICEEDLDHTSGFVNSYERSKYEAELLLRESMSALPISVLRMSTVLGSTTGEVRRMAAIHHALRLYYNSLAPMIPGKPDSLVDLIAVDYAAAAVEHFAVEDFLAGRTFHICGGENALTLARLLELTREAFLRSRPSWRKRAIEMPAIVDLPTFELFARSVEEVGDSILRSSVAIIKHFVPQLVYSKTFSDVECARSLQAKGLLKPSVLEFYPRVVRWLVESGWGEHTPLAGGAGA from the coding sequence ATGGAACACACGATCCTAGTCACGGGCGCAACGGGCATGATTGGGCAAGCGCTCGTTCCGCTGCTAGCCCGTCGGAATGACGTTCGGGCGATCTTCGCACTCACTCACGCGAGCGAGTATACGGGCTTGTCCTGCAAGGTGACGCCAGTACGCGGCGATGTCACCGCGGGTCCGGATTTGGGGATAACACCAGTATCCAGTCGGGAAATTCTAGATCGTACCAACGTGATCGTACATGCGGCTGCCAACACGCGGTTTTCGGTCTCGCTCGATGAAGCGCGTATCGTTAACCTCGAAGGAACGAATAACCTGCTTACGTTTGCGTCGCATTGCCCAAGGCTCAAGGCAATCGCGGCCTTAAGTACGGTCCATGTTGCTGGCAAGCGCACGGGAACAATCTGCGAAGAAGACCTGGATCATACCTCGGGATTTGTAAATTCGTACGAGCGGTCCAAGTACGAGGCGGAACTCCTCTTGCGCGAAAGTATGAGCGCGTTGCCTATCTCGGTTCTCCGGATGAGCACGGTTCTCGGTTCGACAACCGGCGAAGTCAGGCGGATGGCGGCGATCCACCATGCCCTAAGGCTATACTACAATTCGCTAGCGCCTATGATTCCAGGGAAACCGGACAGTTTAGTGGACCTGATTGCGGTGGACTATGCAGCTGCGGCTGTCGAGCATTTTGCAGTGGAGGACTTTCTGGCGGGCCGAACCTTCCACATCTGTGGCGGCGAAAATGCTCTTACACTCGCTCGCCTCCTCGAATTGACTCGCGAGGCGTTTCTGCGTTCTCGGCCCTCGTGGAGAAAACGCGCTATTGAGATGCCTGCCATTGTTGACCTGCCGACCTTTGAACTGTTTGCTCGATCGGTGGAAGAAGTCGGCGATAGTATCCTGCGAAGCAGCGTTGCGATCATCAAACACTTCGTTCCACAGCTTGTGTATTCAAAAACATTCAGCGATGTCGAATGTGCTCGCTCGTTGCAAGCGAAGGGGCTTCTTAAGCCCAGCGTCCTGGAGTTTTACCCACGGGTCGTCCGCTGGCTGGTGGAAAGCGGCTGGGGTGAACACACGCCCCTGGCAGGAGGCGCGGGGGCGTGA
- a CDS encoding acyl-CoA dehydrogenase family protein, translating into MMTNFFSDEHEQFRQKVRAFIDEQLRPRSTAWEDGGEFPRSVLLECARQGLFQSDPWRNGIVAEELPRCESLGFALSFLVQSNLIIPLLEDFGTDEQKATYIPAVSSGKMMGAMAVTEPASGSDFAALQCRGDISGDNLILYGEKTYITNAAFADFLIVAARIPELTEEGLTLILVSAQSNGVMIERLRTLGLSSSGTGRIRFDGCVVKRGQVLGSAGEGFGQVQRALNRERLFGGLACVAWADYAMQKTLAFARERSAFGNTINQFQVIRHQFADMATQLEAARSLNYLTFSRWIAGESVTRQICMMKLFSYQVAQEVITQCLQIHGGLGYRDDHWTSRFYRDARALTIAAGTPEVIREMIAAFMRV; encoded by the coding sequence ATGATGACTAACTTCTTCTCGGACGAGCACGAACAATTCCGCCAAAAAGTGCGCGCGTTTATCGACGAGCAACTCCGGCCGCGATCGACGGCTTGGGAGGATGGGGGAGAGTTCCCGAGATCGGTCCTTCTGGAATGTGCGCGACAGGGATTATTCCAATCCGACCCGTGGCGGAATGGGATAGTTGCCGAGGAGTTGCCGCGTTGTGAGTCGCTAGGATTCGCCCTCAGTTTCCTGGTCCAGTCGAACCTTATCATTCCCTTGCTCGAAGACTTTGGCACTGATGAGCAGAAGGCTACATATATTCCCGCAGTGAGCAGTGGCAAGATGATGGGCGCTATGGCAGTTACGGAGCCTGCATCCGGATCCGATTTTGCTGCCTTGCAGTGCAGGGGGGATATCTCGGGCGATAACCTGATCCTGTACGGAGAAAAAACGTACATCACGAATGCCGCCTTTGCCGACTTCCTGATTGTCGCCGCGCGAATCCCTGAATTGACGGAAGAAGGGCTGACGCTGATCCTGGTATCGGCGCAGAGCAACGGCGTTATGATTGAGCGGCTGCGAACTCTGGGACTGTCCTCTTCAGGCACGGGTCGTATTCGCTTCGACGGCTGCGTGGTGAAGCGCGGCCAAGTACTCGGCTCCGCGGGCGAAGGCTTCGGGCAGGTCCAGCGGGCTCTCAACCGCGAGCGGCTTTTTGGCGGTCTCGCCTGTGTTGCCTGGGCAGACTATGCCATGCAGAAAACGCTGGCGTTTGCGCGCGAGAGAAGTGCTTTTGGAAACACCATCAACCAGTTCCAGGTCATACGGCACCAATTTGCCGATATGGCCACTCAGCTTGAAGCCGCTCGCTCGCTCAATTACCTTACTTTTTCTCGTTGGATCGCGGGAGAGTCCGTTACTCGCCAAATCTGCATGATGAAGCTCTTCAGCTACCAGGTGGCGCAGGAGGTCATCACGCAATGTCTCCAGATTCATGGCGGCCTCGGCTACAGGGACGATCATTGGACAAGCCGCTTCTATCGCGACGCTCGTGCACTCACCATCGCGGCCGGAACGCCGGAGGTCATCAGGGAAATGATCGCCGCCTTCATGCGGGTGTAG
- a CDS encoding 3-oxoacyl-[acyl-carrier-protein] synthase III C-terminal domain-containing protein → MQVGISAIEYVLGSDTVSVDELEARGLLDSPAARLSEFGFSCARLSRESSYALATAATNKLLCTTGVDRASIGALFYAGATPSCHAVETPDPLSAFNYPVAQLQYELELTHATAFGVSQVGCLGLMASVTLAKDFLLSSKSAGRALCVSSDVLPAGCKREMIYNVISDGACAVLLEKGCDRNRILAYRQVTKGYYWNSIAQKNEITAAYFPTARNIVRDTLADADLDPSDISCILPHNVSLRSWEILLGLIQIDREKLFAENIAKMAHVIAADNWINLRDAAETGRLHHGDKLLLFTFGFGANWACMVLEH, encoded by the coding sequence ATGCAAGTTGGCATTTCGGCGATCGAGTATGTTTTGGGTTCGGACACGGTATCTGTAGACGAACTGGAGGCGCGAGGCTTGCTCGACAGCCCCGCAGCCAGGTTGTCTGAATTTGGCTTCAGCTGCGCGCGACTGAGCCGCGAATCGTCGTACGCTCTCGCGACCGCTGCCACCAACAAGCTGCTGTGCACCACAGGCGTAGATCGGGCCAGCATAGGTGCGCTCTTTTATGCCGGGGCAACACCGAGCTGCCATGCAGTCGAGACTCCCGATCCGCTTTCAGCTTTCAACTACCCCGTTGCGCAATTGCAGTACGAGTTGGAACTGACGCACGCAACTGCCTTCGGAGTGAGCCAAGTAGGGTGTCTGGGCTTGATGGCCTCGGTAACGCTTGCCAAGGACTTTCTGCTTTCCAGCAAGAGTGCCGGCCGGGCCCTTTGCGTGAGTTCTGATGTGTTGCCTGCAGGCTGTAAGCGGGAAATGATCTATAACGTGATTTCTGATGGGGCTTGCGCCGTTCTTCTGGAGAAAGGATGCGATCGCAACCGCATCCTCGCATATCGGCAGGTCACTAAAGGATACTACTGGAACTCGATTGCGCAAAAAAACGAGATCACCGCAGCTTATTTTCCCACCGCGCGGAACATCGTTCGTGACACTCTCGCGGATGCAGATCTGGATCCTTCAGATATTTCATGCATCCTTCCCCACAACGTGTCGTTGCGTAGCTGGGAGATACTTCTCGGTCTCATCCAAATTGATCGCGAAAAGTTATTCGCCGAGAATATAGCCAAAATGGCGCATGTGATCGCTGCGGACAATTGGATCAATTTGCGAGACGCTGCTGAGACTGGAAGACTGCATCACGGTGACAAGCTGCTTCTGTTCACATTCGGGTTCGGGGCAAACTGGGCCTGCATGGTTTTGGAACATTGA
- a CDS encoding sigma-70 family RNA polymerase sigma factor: MDDALGHEITQLLQAWRRGDEGALDKLTPQVYRELQLAARRCMGRERDGHTLQTTALINELYLRLSDLKLIDWQNRAHFFALCARQMRRILTDQARARRSHKRGDGANAISLDDALAVSPEPSADLVAVDDALNQLAKVDERKSQVVVLRFFGGLSVEETAEALNVSPETVARDWRLAKAWLMRALSQNKSDEA, from the coding sequence ATGGATGACGCTCTTGGACACGAGATCACCCAACTGCTTCAGGCATGGCGCCGGGGCGACGAAGGTGCTCTGGACAAGCTGACTCCTCAGGTCTATCGCGAACTGCAATTGGCAGCCAGGCGTTGCATGGGAAGGGAACGCGACGGCCACACGCTACAGACGACAGCGCTGATCAATGAGCTATATCTCCGTTTATCCGATTTAAAGCTGATCGACTGGCAGAACCGGGCGCATTTCTTCGCGCTGTGTGCTCGACAAATGCGGCGTATTCTCACTGACCAGGCCCGTGCCCGGCGATCCCACAAACGCGGCGATGGTGCAAACGCAATTTCATTGGACGATGCTCTGGCAGTCTCTCCAGAACCCTCCGCTGATTTGGTTGCTGTAGACGATGCTCTCAATCAACTGGCAAAGGTCGACGAGCGCAAGAGCCAGGTGGTGGTGTTGCGTTTTTTTGGCGGCCTTAGCGTTGAGGAAACTGCGGAAGCATTGAATGTTTCACCTGAAACCGTCGCGCGTGATTGGCGGTTGGCCAAGGCGTGGCTGATGCGGGCCCTAAGCCAAAACAAATCCGATGAAGCCTGA